TCTGGTGGTCGACCTCGGACATCGGCTGGATCGTGGGCCACGGGTACATCGTCTACGCTCCGCTGCTGGTGGGATGCACCACCATCGCCTATGAGGGCGCCCTGGATCACCCCGGGCCCGAGACCTTCTACCGGATTCTGGAGGAGAACCGGGTGACGGGAATCTTCACCGCACCCACCGCCGTGCGGATGCTGATGGCCTACGGCACCGAACCGGCCCGCCGGTTCGACCTGAGTTCGGTGGAGCGCGTCTTCTGCGCCGGCGAGGTGCTCAATCCCCCGGCCTGGGACTGGCTGCAGAACCGGGTGTTCGGCGGGCGGGTCCCGGTGATCGACCACTGGTGGCAGACGGAGACCGGGGCACCGGTCACCGGCAACCCCTACGGCATCAGCCTGCTGCCCATCAAGCCCGGTTCGGGGGGCATCGCCCTGCCGGGGCGGGAGGTGGAGGTGCGGACGCCGGAAGGGGAGCCCTGCGGCCCTGGCGAGAAGGGCGTCCTGGTCATCACCCGGCCTTTCCCCGGCTTGACGGCAGAGCTGTGGGGTGATCCCGAGCGGTACGCCTCCGATTACTGGGGGCGCATCCCCGGGGTCTATTTCACCGGCGATGCGGCCGCCATGGACGAGGACGGCTACGTCTGGTTCAGCGGGCGCAGCGACGAGCTCATCAAGATCGCCGGCCACCGCATCGGCACCATCGAGGTGGAAACGGCCTTCCTGCGCCATCCGGCCGTGGCCGAAGCGGGGGTGACGGCCCGCCCGGACCCGGTGCGGGGCGAGGTGATCGTCGCCTTCATCGTCCTCAAGAAGGGCCACGAGCCGTCTGCCGCCCTGCGGGAGGAGCTCATCGCCACCGTCCGGCACCACCTGGGCCCCGTGGCCGTCATCGGCGACCTCCACTTCGTGCCCCTCCTGCCCAAGACCCGCAGCGGCAAGATCATGCGGCGGGTCCTGGAGGCGGTGGTGCTGGACCGCGACCCCGGCGACATCTCGACCA
This is a stretch of genomic DNA from Thermaerobacter sp. PB12/4term. It encodes these proteins:
- a CDS encoding acetate--CoA ligase; amino-acid sequence: MDGMPSAAAPAPGPGLNPLVRRRVEEGLADWEGFWAREARKLPWFRPWDRVFQPEPPSFRWFAGGLTNLAHNALDVHLERDWGGHAALIALNERGERRVYTYAQLWHQVRQVAAALRGLGVQRGDRVALYMPTIPEAICTMLACARIGAIHMVVFAGFGSAALAQRMQLAGARVLVTADVTWRKGREIDLWGLAVDALATPGCPVERVVVLPRSGRHLALTPGRDMTWDQFLSLAADGSPEVELMEANEPAFILATSGTTAQPKLVVHSQGAYQVGVYNAATMGFGLRPGDIWWSTSDIGWIVGHGYIVYAPLLVGCTTIAYEGALDHPGPETFYRILEENRVTGIFTAPTAVRMLMAYGTEPARRFDLSSVERVFCAGEVLNPPAWDWLQNRVFGGRVPVIDHWWQTETGAPVTGNPYGISLLPIKPGSGGIALPGREVEVRTPEGEPCGPGEKGVLVITRPFPGLTAELWGDPERYASDYWGRIPGVYFTGDAAAMDEDGYVWFSGRSDELIKIAGHRIGTIEVETAFLRHPAVAEAGVTARPDPVRGEVIVAFIVLKKGHEPSAALREELIATVRHHLGPVAVIGDLHFVPLLPKTRSGKIMRRVLEAVVLDRDPGDISTIEDEGAVEQARQAWQAMRASLESDAAGT